In Hylaeus volcanicus isolate JK05 chromosome 9, UHH_iyHylVolc1.0_haploid, whole genome shotgun sequence, the following proteins share a genomic window:
- the LOC128881994 gene encoding alpha-ketoglutarate-dependent dioxygenase alkB homolog 7, mitochondrial, translating into MTTKLCTLTNFVSKTLNRVNLKHYSRSPVAYTDIDINAENWREELYNTMQVIPNFVSVQEENSLIEEVDPYMKRLRYEQSHWDDAIHAYRETERKQWNENNVKIINKIREKAFPKDTSQLSLIHILDLAPEGWIKPHVDSIRFCGDIIAGLSLLSDSVMRLTMVGKETTSKHDFLLPRRSLYIMSGVARYDYNHEILKNEESYFEGQHVPKARRISIICRCQPNSNS; encoded by the exons ATGACGACCAAGCTTTGTACATTGACAAACTTTGTGTCTAAAACTTTAAATCGCGTCAATTTAAAGCATTATTCGCGATCGCCTGTCGCCTATACCGATATCGACATAAATGCAGAGAATTGGAGAGAAGAACTCTATAATACCATGCAAGTTATACCAAATTTTGTCAGCGTCCAAGAGGAAAATTCTTTGATCGAGGAAGTTGATCCTTATATGAAGAGACTTCGATACGAACAATCCCATTGGGACGAT GCGATACATGCTTATAGAGAGACAGAGCGAAAGCAATGGAACGAAAATAACGTAAagattataaacaaaattcgtgAGAAAGCATTTCCTAAAGATACGAGTCAACTTTCCTTGATACACATTCTGGACCTAGCACCCGAGGGATGGATAAAACCACACGTCGATAGTATTAGG TTCTGCGGAGACATCATCGCTGGTTTAAGTCTATTGAGCGACAGTGTAATGAGACTTACAATGGTTGGAAAGGAAACAACGTCCAAACATGATTTTCTATTACCAAGGAGATCTTTATATATAATGAG TGGCGTAGCAAGGTATGATTATAATCATGAGATCTTGAAGAACGAAGAATCTTACTTCGAAGGACAACATGTACCTAAAGCAAGACGTATCTCAATAATATGCAGATGCCAACCGAATAGTAATAGTTAG
- the LOC128881995 gene encoding sugar transporter SWEET1 isoform X1 gives MVSTEIKDSLAFTASVCTVLQFLAGVLVCRKIIKSGTTGSSSALAFVTCYTSCVLWMRYGTLIGDRFILVVNVFGTILQASYICVFVLYSVQKSRTVKQAIAATLFLGAVYFYSFYEEDRALAAKYVGLLSCTVTVLFFASPLMMLAHVIRVKSTESLPFPIIVASLIVSSQWFTYGCLLNDRFIQIPNFLGCVLSAFQLCFFLIYRSDRISEAHLI, from the exons ATGGTCTCGACGGAGATCAAAGACTCGTTGGCTTTCACAGCATCGGTTTGCACGGTTCTGCAATTCTTAGCCGGCGT GCTGGTGTGCAGAAAGATCATTAAAAGCGGCACGACAGGAAGTAGCTCAGCCTTGGCATTTGTAACATGTTATACATC ATGCGTCTTATGGATGAGATACGGTACTCTCATTGGAGACCGGTTTATATTGGTAGTAAATGTCTTTGGAACGATTCTTCAAGCGTCTTACATTTGCGTGTTCGTTTTATATAGCGTACAGAAATCGAGAACTGTGAAACAAGCAATTGCTGCGACTTTGTTTCTCGGAGCCGTGTACTTTTATAGTTTCTACGAGGAAGATCGAGCATTAGCAGCAAAGTATGTCGGGTTGCTCAGTTGTACGGTGACAGTATTGTTCTTCGCATCACCATTGATGATGCTG GCGCACGTGATAAGGGTGAAGAGTACAGAGAGTTTACCATTTCCCATTATCGTGGCCTCTTTGATAGTTTCCTCTCAGTGGTTCACGTACGGTTGCCTTCTCAACGATCGTTTCATACAGATACCAAACTTTCTAGGCTGTGTGTTGTCCGCATTTCagctttgtttctttttaatttatcgaagcGATCGGATCTCAGAGGCTCACTTAATATAA
- the LOC128881995 gene encoding sugar transporter SWEET1 isoform X2 yields MCFRLVCRKIIKSGTTGSSSALAFVTCYTSCVLWMRYGTLIGDRFILVVNVFGTILQASYICVFVLYSVQKSRTVKQAIAATLFLGAVYFYSFYEEDRALAAKYVGLLSCTVTVLFFASPLMMLAHVIRVKSTESLPFPIIVASLIVSSQWFTYGCLLNDRFIQIPNFLGCVLSAFQLCFFLIYRSDRISEAHLI; encoded by the exons ATGTGTTTTAGGCTGGTGTGCAGAAAGATCATTAAAAGCGGCACGACAGGAAGTAGCTCAGCCTTGGCATTTGTAACATGTTATACATC ATGCGTCTTATGGATGAGATACGGTACTCTCATTGGAGACCGGTTTATATTGGTAGTAAATGTCTTTGGAACGATTCTTCAAGCGTCTTACATTTGCGTGTTCGTTTTATATAGCGTACAGAAATCGAGAACTGTGAAACAAGCAATTGCTGCGACTTTGTTTCTCGGAGCCGTGTACTTTTATAGTTTCTACGAGGAAGATCGAGCATTAGCAGCAAAGTATGTCGGGTTGCTCAGTTGTACGGTGACAGTATTGTTCTTCGCATCACCATTGATGATGCTG GCGCACGTGATAAGGGTGAAGAGTACAGAGAGTTTACCATTTCCCATTATCGTGGCCTCTTTGATAGTTTCCTCTCAGTGGTTCACGTACGGTTGCCTTCTCAACGATCGTTTCATACAGATACCAAACTTTCTAGGCTGTGTGTTGTCCGCATTTCagctttgtttctttttaatttatcgaagcGATCGGATCTCAGAGGCTCACTTAATATAA